A genomic stretch from Armatimonadota bacterium includes:
- a CDS encoding gfo/Idh/MocA family oxidoreductase: MKVAVIGTGGWGLQHARVFSQHPKVELCAVTGRNAERAEARAKQFHTKAYTDIDQMLTTERPDLVSLCLPNQGHFEPTMQVIRAGFPLIVEKPLVFELDEATALLEAAGDRFFAICFNHRWANPVRMAKEAIETGKVGDIVFASWRFGGEGSSDHPYANLIETQCHGFDMLEHLCGPIEALSAEMTAHPSTMALSLKFRSGAVGSLLGSYDTSYAYPETQRIEVSGSKGRFVIDDTVARYRFNQAGNETGEIWEAGYFNDYDREFHRTFDSYMDAVIEAFLGGQAPPVHARAGLRALELAHAAIRSSESGTRVTV, translated from the coding sequence ATGAAAGTCGCCGTGATTGGAACGGGGGGATGGGGGCTTCAGCATGCGCGGGTGTTTTCCCAGCATCCGAAGGTTGAGCTTTGCGCGGTGACCGGGCGGAATGCCGAAAGAGCCGAGGCCCGCGCTAAGCAGTTTCACACGAAGGCTTATACCGATATCGACCAAATGCTGACCACGGAGCGGCCCGACCTCGTCAGCCTATGCCTGCCGAATCAGGGGCATTTTGAGCCGACGATGCAGGTGATCCGGGCCGGTTTTCCGCTGATTGTCGAAAAGCCGCTGGTGTTCGAACTGGATGAGGCAACCGCCTTGCTGGAGGCGGCGGGTGATCGATTCTTTGCGATCTGCTTCAACCACCGATGGGCAAACCCGGTTCGCATGGCCAAGGAGGCGATTGAGACCGGAAAAGTCGGCGACATCGTCTTCGCGTCGTGGCGATTCGGCGGCGAAGGGTCGAGCGATCACCCTTACGCGAACTTGATCGAGACTCAGTGCCACGGGTTCGATATGTTGGAGCATCTTTGCGGGCCGATCGAGGCGCTTTCGGCGGAGATGACGGCGCACCCATCGACGATGGCGCTTTCGCTGAAGTTTCGATCGGGGGCGGTAGGGAGCCTGCTGGGCTCTTACGATACGTCGTACGCCTACCCCGAGACTCAGCGGATCGAGGTGAGCGGATCGAAGGGGCGGTTTGTGATCGACGACACGGTGGCGCGGTACCGGTTCAACCAGGCGGGCAACGAGACGGGCGAGATTTGGGAAGCGGGGTACTTCAACGACTACGACCGCGAGTTCCACCGGACCTTCGATTCGTACATGGACGCCGTTATTGAGGCATTTCTGGGCGGGCAAGCCCCGCCAGTTCATGCCCGGGCGGGTTTGCGGGCGCTTGAGCTGGCTCACGCGGCAATTCGATCATCGGAAAGCGGAACTCGGGTGACGGTCTGA
- a CDS encoding helix-turn-helix domain-containing protein — protein MQRPRPRVALIVETSTAYGRKILEGISKFVSTHERWSLFVDERELNAPPPDWLLDWDGDGIICRSTTPELAQQLRRRKISVVDLNDRFGNLGLPHVESDMRALGVLAAQHLVDCGFGQIAFCGYRDEKWSESRLEGLRSVAAPCATFESPLLNLRKGDWDHDQSELREWVRSLPKPVGIVACNDVRALHVLDACESLGLIVPGEVSVVGIDNSETFCSLCNPSLSSVVPNASAVGYEAAAMLDMILSGHRPRSESVLIAPKGIVVRQSSDSVAVSDRLVAESLRFIREHLREKIDVAHVAAFAKVSRSTLERRFSSAIGQTPHEAIARARLARALKLLSETTWPLSRVADEVGYSHAEYLITVVEKATGQSPSTYRVTKNRS, from the coding sequence ATGCAACGACCTCGGCCCAGGGTAGCGCTAATCGTTGAGACCTCGACGGCGTATGGCCGGAAGATTCTTGAGGGAATCTCGAAGTTCGTGAGCACGCACGAGCGGTGGTCGTTGTTCGTCGATGAGAGGGAGTTGAACGCACCGCCACCGGATTGGCTGTTGGACTGGGATGGGGATGGAATCATTTGTCGTTCCACGACCCCGGAACTCGCCCAGCAACTGCGGCGACGGAAGATTTCGGTTGTCGATCTGAACGATCGGTTTGGGAATTTGGGTTTGCCGCATGTGGAGTCGGACATGCGAGCGCTTGGCGTGTTAGCAGCCCAGCACTTGGTCGATTGTGGGTTCGGGCAAATCGCCTTTTGCGGCTACCGGGACGAGAAGTGGAGCGAGTCGCGACTGGAAGGACTGCGGTCGGTAGCTGCGCCTTGCGCGACGTTTGAGAGCCCTCTGCTCAACCTTCGCAAGGGCGATTGGGACCACGACCAAAGTGAACTTCGAGAGTGGGTTCGGAGCTTGCCAAAGCCGGTGGGAATCGTGGCTTGTAACGATGTGCGGGCCTTGCATGTGTTGGATGCGTGCGAGTCACTGGGGCTGATCGTGCCGGGTGAGGTTTCAGTCGTTGGGATCGATAATTCGGAGACGTTTTGCTCGCTTTGCAATCCGTCACTTTCGAGCGTGGTGCCGAACGCATCGGCGGTTGGGTATGAGGCGGCGGCGATGCTCGATATGATTCTGAGTGGGCATCGACCAAGGTCGGAATCGGTCTTGATTGCGCCGAAGGGGATAGTGGTTCGGCAATCGTCCGATTCGGTCGCGGTTTCGGATCGGCTGGTGGCGGAGTCGCTTCGGTTCATCCGTGAGCACCTTCGGGAGAAAATCGACGTGGCTCATGTGGCAGCGTTCGCCAAAGTGTCTCGCTCCACTCTGGAACGGCGATTTTCGTCGGCGATTGGTCAGACGCCGCACGAGGCAATCGCTAGAGCTCGATTGGCCCGCGCTTTGAAGCTCTTGTCGGAGACGACTTGGCCGTTAAGCCGGGTGGCGGACGAAGTGGGGTATTCCCACGCCGAATACCTGATCACCGTCGTTGAAAAGGCGACGGGCCAAAGCCCGAGTACTTACCGAGTGACGAAAAATCGTAGTTGA
- a CDS encoding DUF1080 domain-containing protein, whose product MLWASLVLLQASRTVIDPSVELGSVSSSMYGSCIEDVNHEIYGGIYAQTIFGESFEEPPAGLSPKGWKVYGGNWVPDGNGVHVSSGPGFKLVADGKGGQDQEIEADVAIANDFGINAGFLLKVSGAGVGADQFDGYEVSFSPREQRVILGKHEHDFHQLAEAPAVLASGRWHHLRAQADGGRIRVYMDWEEKPRIDFVDPHPLSGAEVALRTWHSDASFRDVRVGGFSAGFNWSGAGTSPRWDVVRSPGGRGALRFERDGYNGTYAQHLICRVAGERIGVANRGLNRWGIACRKRQVMAGGIALKGDSIPVTIALQSADGSRTYAMQKLTPSTAWKYARFSLTPSETDANCRLAIWIDQYGEVGIDQVELMQPKSNLYHGLPLRADIVTELKRSGVTFLRYGGTMVNTQNYRWKNMIGPRKLRPPYVGHWNSSSTNGFGIFDFLDLCEEAGFGSAFAINAEESPADVSDLADYLFGPATSTWGRRRVANGHPKPYKVDYIEIGNEECLASRTKETYGHYAEQFARVADAIHARYPDVKLVSAAWWLSDSPLMQDVFRAIDGKAAAWDIHVGGDDPASGFQVEREISGIREKFRSWNPNSTMKTVIFEENGGTHSLRRGLGHATNVNAARRLGDFVLVDCAANCLQPVQQNDNGWDQGQVFFDPSRAWQMPPAVVNQLLQSGHQPVRVAATTDSGLDVFAAKSRDGKTVCVTLVNIKGEPVRTKLSLREGAFKSAVMRCVSGDLGTVNSPGVNRTPILTHNLPLDGAVEIPAYAVATIEMKL is encoded by the coding sequence ATGCTCTGGGCGTCGTTGGTCCTGCTTCAGGCGAGTCGAACGGTTATCGATCCGTCGGTCGAACTAGGTTCGGTTTCTAGTTCGATGTATGGCTCGTGCATCGAGGACGTCAACCACGAAATCTACGGCGGGATTTATGCCCAGACGATCTTTGGCGAGAGCTTTGAGGAGCCTCCGGCAGGGTTGAGCCCGAAGGGTTGGAAGGTTTACGGCGGCAACTGGGTGCCGGACGGGAACGGAGTTCACGTTTCGTCGGGGCCGGGTTTTAAGCTGGTAGCTGATGGCAAGGGAGGGCAGGATCAGGAGATTGAGGCCGACGTCGCTATCGCGAACGATTTTGGGATAAATGCGGGTTTCCTGCTTAAGGTGAGCGGCGCGGGGGTCGGGGCCGACCAGTTCGACGGGTACGAGGTTTCCTTTTCGCCGCGTGAGCAGAGGGTCATTCTCGGCAAGCACGAGCACGACTTTCATCAGCTAGCGGAAGCGCCGGCCGTTTTGGCCAGCGGGCGTTGGCATCACCTTCGGGCGCAGGCGGACGGGGGACGTATACGGGTGTATATGGATTGGGAAGAGAAGCCTCGAATCGACTTTGTCGATCCTCATCCGTTGTCGGGCGCGGAGGTTGCGCTTCGGACGTGGCATTCGGATGCTTCGTTTCGCGATGTTCGGGTTGGCGGATTTTCGGCCGGGTTCAATTGGAGCGGCGCGGGGACCTCGCCCCGATGGGATGTGGTTCGTTCGCCGGGTGGGCGCGGGGCTTTGCGATTTGAGCGAGATGGCTACAACGGAACCTACGCTCAGCACCTGATTTGCCGGGTAGCCGGAGAACGGATTGGCGTTGCCAACCGGGGCCTCAATCGATGGGGGATTGCCTGCCGGAAGAGGCAAGTCATGGCAGGGGGAATCGCGCTGAAGGGAGATTCCATTCCGGTCACCATCGCCTTGCAGAGTGCAGATGGGTCGCGGACCTACGCGATGCAGAAACTGACGCCATCGACGGCTTGGAAGTACGCGCGATTTAGCTTGACGCCCAGCGAGACCGACGCGAACTGCCGATTGGCGATTTGGATCGATCAATATGGTGAGGTCGGGATTGATCAGGTCGAATTGATGCAACCGAAGTCGAATCTTTACCACGGGTTGCCGTTGCGGGCGGATATTGTGACCGAGTTGAAGCGGTCGGGAGTGACGTTCCTGCGGTACGGCGGGACGATGGTGAACACCCAAAACTACCGGTGGAAGAATATGATCGGGCCACGCAAACTCCGTCCGCCATACGTGGGGCATTGGAATTCGAGTTCCACGAATGGCTTTGGCATTTTCGACTTTCTGGACCTTTGCGAGGAGGCGGGATTCGGAAGCGCATTTGCGATCAATGCGGAGGAGTCTCCAGCAGATGTGTCTGACTTGGCCGACTACCTTTTCGGGCCTGCGACGTCAACTTGGGGGCGTCGGCGCGTGGCGAATGGGCACCCCAAACCGTACAAAGTCGACTATATCGAGATCGGCAATGAGGAATGCCTTGCGAGCCGGACGAAGGAGACTTATGGGCACTACGCCGAGCAGTTTGCTCGGGTGGCCGACGCGATCCACGCCCGGTACCCGGATGTGAAGCTGGTTAGTGCGGCTTGGTGGCTCAGCGATTCACCTTTGATGCAAGACGTGTTTCGTGCCATCGACGGCAAGGCGGCGGCGTGGGACATTCACGTCGGCGGCGACGATCCTGCTTCTGGCTTTCAGGTCGAGCGGGAGATTTCGGGCATCCGGGAGAAGTTTCGAAGCTGGAATCCGAACTCGACGATGAAGACGGTGATTTTTGAGGAGAACGGCGGGACACACTCGCTCCGGCGAGGATTGGGCCATGCGACGAACGTCAACGCGGCGCGCCGCCTTGGCGACTTCGTGCTCGTTGACTGCGCGGCGAACTGCCTTCAGCCGGTGCAACAAAACGACAATGGTTGGGATCAGGGGCAGGTCTTCTTTGACCCCTCGCGAGCCTGGCAAATGCCGCCTGCGGTGGTGAATCAGCTACTGCAGTCGGGGCATCAGCCGGTGCGAGTGGCCGCGACCACGGATAGCGGCTTAGATGTTTTTGCCGCCAAGAGTCGAGACGGCAAGACGGTATGCGTGACGTTGGTGAACATTAAGGGTGAGCCGGTGCGAACCAAGCTGTCCCTTCGCGAGGGTGCGTTCAAGTCGGCCGTAATGCGGTGTGTATCTGGCGATCTCGGGACCGTGAACTCGCCGGGAGTGAATCGAACTCCGATATTGACTCACAACCTACCCCTCGACGGCGCGGTGGAGATACCCGCCTACGCCGTCGCGACCATCGAAATGAAGCTTTAG
- a CDS encoding glycosyl hydrolase: MWLPPTPAIPVEKFLDSIGANSAISARGEKLDETARLAKYIGIRWFRSGYESMDSITDLLELHQRTGAKFSFGFGSGGTDLKRLLREGRNLAKADALLAFEGPNEPNNWPITYNGATGGRGQTSWRPVAELQRDLYAAVKADPLLKKYPVWSPSEAGAQFDNTGLQFLKIPSGANTTFPAGTQYADFANVHNYVFHPNSPKLIDNKAWNTSDPSPNCPIDGLYGEFGRTWAKHFPGYSENDLQTLPRVTTETGLTIDSQVDEVTHGKLIVDLYLSQFKRGWSYTALYLLRDRVDGGGNQAFGLVRPDYTIRPAGEYLHNLTTILHQESPTGKYGKSLGYSIPNQPKTNHDLLLSRADGSFDLIVWSERFPGQDSIEIDLEKPASSVVVYDPTIGTKPTKEIERAKSLTLTLTDHPVILRVR, translated from the coding sequence ATGTGGCTCCCGCCGACCCCCGCAATCCCCGTCGAGAAATTCCTGGATAGCATCGGCGCAAACTCCGCCATCAGCGCCCGCGGCGAAAAGCTCGACGAAACCGCCCGCCTGGCCAAATACATCGGCATCCGCTGGTTCCGCTCCGGCTATGAAAGCATGGACTCGATCACTGACCTCCTCGAACTCCACCAGCGAACCGGAGCCAAATTCAGTTTTGGCTTCGGCAGTGGCGGCACCGACCTCAAACGCCTCCTTCGCGAGGGTCGCAACCTCGCAAAAGCCGATGCGCTCCTCGCCTTCGAAGGTCCCAACGAACCCAACAATTGGCCGATCACCTACAACGGCGCAACCGGCGGACGCGGACAAACCTCTTGGCGACCCGTCGCCGAACTCCAGCGCGACCTCTACGCCGCTGTCAAAGCTGACCCGCTCCTGAAGAAATATCCCGTCTGGAGCCCCAGCGAAGCCGGAGCCCAGTTCGACAATACGGGTCTCCAATTCCTCAAGATTCCGAGCGGTGCAAATACGACCTTCCCCGCCGGAACCCAATACGCAGACTTCGCCAACGTCCACAACTACGTCTTTCACCCCAACTCTCCAAAGCTGATCGACAACAAGGCATGGAACACTTCCGATCCCAGCCCCAACTGCCCCATCGATGGCCTTTATGGCGAATTCGGTCGCACCTGGGCCAAGCACTTTCCCGGCTATTCCGAAAATGATCTCCAAACCCTCCCAAGGGTCACCACCGAAACCGGACTCACCATCGACAGCCAAGTCGACGAAGTGACCCACGGCAAACTGATCGTCGACCTCTACCTATCCCAGTTCAAGCGAGGCTGGAGCTACACCGCCCTCTATCTGCTCCGCGACCGCGTCGATGGAGGTGGCAATCAAGCCTTCGGTCTCGTCCGACCGGACTACACCATTCGACCCGCTGGCGAATACCTCCACAATCTCACCACGATCCTCCACCAAGAGAGCCCGACCGGCAAATATGGAAAATCGCTGGGCTATTCGATCCCCAATCAACCCAAAACCAACCACGATCTACTCCTCTCTCGGGCCGACGGAAGTTTCGATCTCATCGTTTGGAGCGAACGATTTCCGGGCCAAGACTCAATCGAAATCGACCTCGAAAAGCCTGCAAGCTCGGTCGTCGTCTACGACCCAACCATCGGCACCAAGCCAACCAAGGAAATCGAACGGGCCAAAAGCCTCACGTTGACGCTGACCGACCACCCAGTCATCCTTCGCGTACGATAA
- a CDS encoding VOC family protein, with protein MSNLENLRKQAKQILRWHRDGETTVAPILRAHRSEFESLSDQQILDAPFKLADAQEVVARREGFESWSALLHGHETMKAPENKATHSPFLTAAEPQLFVTDLPAALEFYQSVLGFSVRFSYGEPPFYAQVFRDAVSLNLRLVHEPVMLAELVKSEELLAASITVKNVKELFLEFHEAGAEFHQSLVTQPWGSRTFIVKDREGNLLLFAE; from the coding sequence ATGTCAAATCTCGAAAACCTTCGGAAGCAAGCCAAGCAGATTCTGCGGTGGCATCGCGATGGCGAAACCACCGTGGCTCCGATCCTTCGGGCTCATCGGTCCGAATTCGAATCGCTTAGCGACCAGCAAATCCTCGATGCACCGTTTAAGTTAGCTGATGCTCAAGAAGTGGTTGCGCGGCGAGAAGGCTTCGAGTCATGGTCTGCACTGCTTCACGGACATGAAACCATGAAAGCACCCGAAAATAAAGCAACCCATTCACCCTTCTTGACAGCGGCTGAACCGCAGCTTTTTGTCACCGACTTACCCGCCGCCCTGGAGTTCTATCAATCCGTCTTGGGATTCTCCGTTCGATTCTCCTACGGCGAGCCGCCTTTTTACGCTCAGGTGTTTCGCGATGCGGTGAGCCTAAACCTGCGATTGGTCCACGAGCCGGTGATGTTGGCGGAATTGGTCAAGTCAGAAGAGTTGTTGGCGGCGAGCATCACGGTCAAGAACGTGAAAGAGCTATTTCTTGAGTTCCACGAGGCAGGAGCGGAGTTTCATCAGTCCTTAGTAACCCAGCCGTGGGGCTCCCGAACCTTCATTGTGAAAGATCGGGAGGGGAACCTGCTCTTGTTTGCGGAATAG
- a CDS encoding prolyl oligopeptidase family serine peptidase, which translates to MRRAVRGPRAICALIVAFACRLAAAQEQLSIESLFDGRYSSATDGPIGHWLPGSHSLLSIQQGAVVKIDAESGEIKTLVKAEDLDGFKPETASMTDDKVLLYGNSKKVWRLNTRGDYYVFDLKTRKLRRLGPSKAQSELMFAKISPDGKSAGYVYHNNIYVCSLQTGRIRSITHDGAEKTVNGTFDWVYEEELGLRDGWRWSPDSKQIAFWQLDTSPEAMFTLVDQSNKTQVIKKFPYPQAGTPNARARIGVVSTYGGRVKWMNPKATPDNGYLARMDWAANSKELLIQFLNRRQNQDDYYLVSARTGKEHLIWSDKDPAWVDIMDTAPTGVAWVAQGQKFLTLSERSGQRHLYAVDRNGKDSDLTPGEYDVDTDGIQTAGNAIFFYASPGAAAQRYLYQTSLDNEEPYRLTPANLDGTNSYDISPDGALAIHDYSRLGVPTQRDLVEFPLHRTLRVITANKALTLRVENIDKGSLERRTFSTADGQRKMDAIVVYPPNFDATKKYPVFFEVYGGPAGVQVKDQWLGVQQMLWWLIAQKGYIVCTFDNRGTPALKGRAWRKSIYLNMNPIIAADQAAAARQMAALPYVDSKRIGVWGWSTGGTNTLQALFSYPDIWSLGIAVAPGTDISLYDTIYTERYSGLPKEHPQAYFNDSPVNFVKGLHGDLLVIHGTGDDNCHYQNTEWLIDRLVAEGKQFTMMSYPNRTHEISEGQGTVEHLFNLILGFLQSHMPGGPLKSGS; encoded by the coding sequence ATGAGACGAGCCGTTCGCGGCCCACGGGCCATTTGCGCCCTCATAGTCGCTTTCGCTTGCCGCCTAGCGGCGGCGCAGGAACAGCTCTCGATAGAAAGTCTGTTTGACGGCCGGTACAGTTCAGCTACCGACGGCCCCATCGGCCATTGGCTTCCCGGAAGTCACTCCTTGCTGTCCATCCAACAAGGTGCGGTGGTTAAAATCGACGCCGAATCGGGCGAAATCAAAACCTTGGTGAAGGCTGAAGACCTCGACGGTTTTAAGCCCGAAACCGCATCGATGACCGACGACAAGGTCCTCCTTTATGGAAATTCAAAAAAGGTTTGGCGCCTCAATACCAGGGGGGATTATTACGTCTTCGACCTGAAGACGCGCAAGCTCCGCCGCCTCGGCCCCAGCAAAGCCCAATCGGAACTGATGTTCGCCAAGATCTCGCCTGACGGAAAATCAGCGGGATACGTGTACCACAACAACATCTATGTGTGCTCCCTGCAAACCGGGCGAATCCGCTCGATCACCCATGACGGAGCCGAAAAAACCGTCAATGGAACTTTCGACTGGGTGTACGAAGAGGAGCTTGGCCTCCGCGACGGGTGGCGTTGGAGCCCCGACAGCAAGCAGATCGCCTTTTGGCAGCTCGACACCTCGCCTGAAGCCATGTTCACCCTCGTTGACCAGTCCAACAAGACACAGGTGATCAAGAAGTTTCCCTATCCTCAAGCGGGAACACCCAACGCCCGAGCCCGCATCGGCGTAGTCTCGACCTACGGCGGGCGCGTCAAGTGGATGAATCCTAAGGCGACTCCCGATAACGGCTACCTTGCCCGCATGGATTGGGCCGCAAACTCAAAAGAACTCCTGATCCAGTTTCTCAACCGTCGGCAGAATCAGGACGACTATTACCTCGTCAGCGCCCGAACGGGCAAAGAACACCTCATCTGGAGCGACAAAGACCCCGCTTGGGTGGACATCATGGATACCGCGCCAACCGGCGTGGCATGGGTAGCCCAAGGTCAGAAGTTCCTGACCCTGAGCGAACGGAGCGGTCAAAGGCACCTCTATGCCGTGGACCGCAACGGCAAAGATTCCGACCTCACGCCGGGCGAATATGACGTTGATACCGACGGTATCCAGACCGCGGGCAACGCCATCTTCTTCTATGCGTCCCCCGGCGCTGCCGCCCAGCGTTACCTGTATCAAACTTCGCTGGATAATGAGGAACCCTATCGGCTCACTCCCGCCAACCTGGACGGGACAAACAGCTACGATATTTCGCCCGACGGCGCTCTCGCCATTCACGACTACTCTCGTCTGGGTGTTCCCACTCAACGCGACCTCGTCGAATTCCCACTGCACCGCACGCTTCGGGTGATCACCGCCAACAAGGCCCTCACCCTCAGGGTCGAAAATATCGACAAGGGCTCCCTCGAGCGCCGCACCTTCTCCACCGCCGATGGACAGCGGAAAATGGACGCGATCGTCGTCTATCCCCCGAACTTCGATGCGACGAAGAAATACCCCGTTTTCTTTGAGGTCTACGGCGGACCCGCCGGCGTCCAGGTGAAAGACCAGTGGCTCGGCGTCCAGCAAATGCTTTGGTGGCTGATCGCCCAGAAAGGCTACATCGTCTGCACATTCGATAACCGTGGCACCCCCGCGCTCAAAGGCCGGGCTTGGCGAAAATCGATCTATCTCAATATGAATCCCATCATCGCTGCGGACCAAGCCGCCGCTGCGCGACAGATGGCCGCCCTCCCGTACGTGGATTCCAAGCGGATCGGTGTGTGGGGTTGGAGCACCGGCGGCACCAACACCCTGCAAGCCCTTTTCTCGTATCCCGACATCTGGTCGCTCGGCATCGCCGTCGCCCCCGGGACCGATATTTCGCTTTACGACACGATCTACACGGAACGCTACTCTGGGCTGCCCAAAGAGCATCCGCAGGCGTACTTCAACGACTCCCCGGTCAACTTCGTGAAGGGCCTGCATGGCGACCTCCTCGTGATCCACGGCACCGGCGACGACAACTGTCACTACCAAAATACGGAGTGGCTGATCGACCGCCTGGTAGCCGAGGGCAAGCAGTTCACCATGATGTCCTACCCGAACCGAACCCACGAGATCAGCGAAGGCCAAGGCACCGTAGAACACCTGTTCAACCTGATCCTCGGATTCCTGCAATCCCACATGCCCGGTGGCCCCCTGAAGAGCGGTTCGTAA
- a CDS encoding alcohol dehydrogenase catalytic domain-containing protein, whose translation MTAIPSVMTVPHFVGGGKISTTEKPVPEPGPGQLLIKVQANALCGSERGQFWDGTEVTPGHEAAGTVVAVGPGTTTPVGTTGGVFLMDFCGECRNCLAGYTNQCLAKRGDMGFNRDGGYGVYELINGSLFFPTPELSATEATLLLDVMGTGGHSIRRAKRAHDDIRSILIPGAGPVGLGILAMAKLMLGPDVPVVISDVVPYRLQLAEQLGGLPVLSSEMSLADGLKRHGLNAPDVVIDAAGKESVRDECMALLAHRGVLVSVAHGGGLTIKSLYGDFVFREMTLIGSEYFAYCELAANYDLLMKNRAMMNSIITHRFGVGEIQAAFDLFWAGSTGKVVIEQ comes from the coding sequence ATGACGGCAATCCCTTCCGTGATGACGGTTCCGCACTTTGTGGGTGGCGGCAAGATTTCGACGACGGAAAAGCCGGTGCCCGAACCTGGGCCCGGCCAACTCTTGATCAAAGTTCAGGCGAACGCGCTGTGCGGGTCGGAGCGCGGGCAGTTTTGGGACGGAACCGAAGTGACGCCCGGCCACGAGGCGGCAGGGACGGTGGTGGCGGTCGGACCGGGAACGACGACGCCGGTCGGGACGACGGGCGGAGTCTTCCTCATGGACTTTTGCGGCGAGTGCCGAAACTGCCTGGCGGGCTACACAAACCAATGCCTGGCGAAGCGAGGCGACATGGGATTCAATCGCGACGGCGGGTATGGAGTCTACGAACTGATCAACGGGAGCCTCTTCTTTCCCACGCCTGAGCTGTCGGCGACCGAAGCGACGCTACTGTTGGACGTGATGGGTACAGGTGGGCATTCGATCCGGCGGGCGAAGCGAGCCCACGACGACATTCGTTCCATTCTGATTCCGGGGGCAGGACCGGTGGGATTGGGAATCTTGGCGATGGCCAAATTGATGCTGGGGCCCGACGTGCCGGTGGTGATCTCGGATGTGGTTCCGTATCGGCTCCAACTGGCCGAGCAACTCGGCGGACTTCCGGTTTTGAGTTCGGAAATGTCGCTGGCAGACGGCCTGAAGCGGCACGGCCTGAACGCGCCCGATGTGGTCATCGATGCGGCGGGTAAGGAGTCGGTTCGCGATGAGTGCATGGCGCTGTTGGCGCATCGGGGCGTGCTGGTAAGCGTGGCGCACGGCGGCGGATTGACGATCAAAAGCCTGTACGGCGACTTCGTTTTTCGAGAGATGACGCTGATTGGAAGCGAGTACTTTGCTTACTGCGAACTTGCCGCGAACTACGACCTGCTGATGAAGAACCGAGCGATGATGAATTCGATCATCACGCATCGGTTTGGAGTCGGCGAGATCCAGGCGGCGTTCGACCTTTTCTGGGCCGGAAGCACGGGTAAGGTGGTCATCGAACAATGA